In a single window of the Botrytis cinerea B05.10 chromosome 12, complete sequence genome:
- the Bchsp10 gene encoding Bchsp10 translates to MSTALKSIKSLAPLLDRVLVQRIKAETKTASGIFLPESSVKELNEARVLAVGPGGLDKDGKRVSCSVQAGDKVLIPQYGGSPVKVGEDEYSLFRDHDILAKINE, encoded by the exons ATG TCTACCGCCCTCAAGTCCATCAAATCCCTCGCCCCTCTCCTCGACCGTGTCTTGGTCCAGAGAATCAAGGCTGAGACCAAAACCGCCAGCGGTATCTTCCTTCCAGAATCCAGTGTCAAGGAGCTCAACGAGGCCAGAGTTTTGGCTGTTGGGCCAGGAGGTTTGGACAAGGATGGAAAGAGAGTTAGCTGTAGTGTGCAAGCTGGCGACAAAGTTTTGATTCCTCAG TACGGAGGATCGCCAGTTAaggttggagaagatgaatacTCCTTGTTCAGAGACCATGA TATCCTTGCAAAAATTAACGAATAA